In Gopherus evgoodei ecotype Sinaloan lineage chromosome 21, rGopEvg1_v1.p, whole genome shotgun sequence, a single window of DNA contains:
- the LOC115638001 gene encoding olfactory receptor 14A16-like, giving the protein MTNQTSVSEFCLLGFSDIHELQILHFLVFLFAYVAAFMGNFLIIVLVTLYHHLHSPMDFFLKNMSFLDLCYISATVPKSMVDAIMQCHSISFHSCFLQLFFFSTFGTAEMALLTVMAYDCYLAICSPLRYRTVMNSRACVQMAAGSWLSGALYSVLHVGNSFSLPFCGPNFVHQFFCDIPPLLRLSCSDTQPNKVHNMVLALCYGFICFIFIFVSYNHIFNTVVRIPSAEGRYKAFSTCLPHLIVVSLFIGTGFFMYMKSNSRAPSTQDMLVSVLYAVVPLNPIIYSLRNKEIKAALRKVKRQGWNMATYFR; this is encoded by the coding sequence ATGACCAACCAAACATCTGTGAGTGAATTCTGTCTCCTGGGATTTTCTGACATACATGAGCTGCAGATCTTGCACTTTCTTGTGTTCCTGTTTGCTTACGTGGCAGCCTTCATGGGGAATTTCCTCATCATTGTCCTCGTGACCCTCTACCATCACCTCCACAGCCCCATGGACTTCTTCCTCAAGAACATGTCGTTCTTAGACCTCTGCTACATCTCTGCCACTGTCCCCAAATCCATGGTGGATGCCATCATGCAGTGCCACTCCATTTCTTTCCACAGCTGCTTCCTGCAGTTGTTTTTCTTCAGCACGTTTGGGACAGCAGAGATGGCCTTGCTGACAGTCATGGCATATGACTGCTACCTGGCTATCTGCAGCCCTCTGAGATACAGGACAGTCATGAACAGCAGAGCATGTGTCCAGATGGCTGCAGGGTCCTGGCTTAGTGGAGCACTGTATTCAGTGTTGCATGTGGGTAACTCATTCAGTTTACCCTTCTGTGGGCCCAACTTTGTCCACCAGTTCTTCTGCGACATCCCACCCCTTCTGCGGCTCTCTTGCTCTGACACACAGCCCAATAAGGTCCACAATATGGTCTTAGCCCTCTGCTATGGCTTTATCTGCTTCATCTTTATCTTTGTGTCCTACAATCACATTTTCAATACTGTAGTGAGAATCCCCTCTGCAGAGGGCAGGTATAAAGCCTTTTCCACGTGTCTGCCTCACCTGATTGTAGTCTCCTTGTTCATTGGCACTGGATTCTTCATGTACATGAAGTCAAACTCTAGGGCCCCATCCACTCAAGATATGCTGGTGTCTGTGCTCTATGCTGTTGTACCACTTAACCCTATTATCTACAGCCTCAGGAATAAGGAGATAAAAGCAGCGCTGAGAAAAGTGAAAAGGCAAGGGTGGAATATGGCCACATATTTCCGATGA